A part of Acidimicrobiales bacterium genomic DNA contains:
- a CDS encoding polyribonucleotide nucleotidyltransferase → MADVITVSTPVSGTSNTLSFETGRLATQSQGAVVGKIGETMVLVTANAASGVREGIDFFPLTVDVEERMYAAGKIPGSFFRREGRPTDQAILTCRLIDRPLRPSFPDDYRNETQVVVTVLGADQANPHDVLAINTASASLMISGIPFDGPIGAVRLVYSADGAWLPNPTYQEGDAGTFELVVAGRALPDGDVAIMMVEAGGTEQAWYLYQDGAPKVTEEAIAEGLEASKRWIRESVELQRELVAAAGVRAPIAYVRQLDYGDDVGERVQALGAERLGAATTLVLKAERNAAIELATSEILAELADEFEGREKEIKAAVRSLTKKLVRTRIVEDGVRIDGRGPTDIRALSAEVGVIPTAHGSGLFQRGETQVLDVATLGMPRMNQLLDTIGIDEHKRYMHHYNMPPSANGEVGRVGSPKRREIGHGLLAERALLPVVPNQQEWPYTLRLVSEVLSSNGSTSMASVCASSLSLMDAGVPIKAPVAGIAMGLVFAEGKYLTLTDILGAEDAFGDMDFKVAGTADFVTALQLDTKIDGIPADVLADALQQAREARLAILDVMNEAIPAPREEVRSTAPKIMSFPIPIEKIGEVIGPKGKVINALQQETGADIAVDDDGIVGTVTIGSTDSGAVAEARRQIELIVHPPQPEVGEIYTGRVVNVTKFGAFVNILPGRDGLVHISKLGGGKRIDRVEDVVDLGDELQVRVDDVDPNGKVSLTPVGEDVAGGADEAGHGAGRSEARPPRDDRPRRSAAADDRVDVSFEEAFEAELGDQFGDLGPAPAESSGRPDGDRGADRRRPRRRR, encoded by the coding sequence ATGGCGGATGTCATCACCGTTTCCACGCCCGTGTCCGGTACCAGCAACACCCTGTCGTTCGAGACGGGCCGGCTGGCCACCCAGTCCCAGGGCGCCGTGGTCGGCAAGATCGGCGAGACCATGGTGCTCGTCACCGCCAACGCCGCCTCCGGCGTGCGGGAGGGCATCGACTTCTTCCCCCTCACGGTCGACGTCGAGGAGCGGATGTACGCCGCCGGGAAGATCCCCGGCTCGTTCTTCCGCCGGGAGGGCCGCCCGACCGACCAGGCGATCCTCACCTGCCGGCTGATCGACCGGCCGCTGCGCCCCAGCTTCCCCGACGACTACCGCAACGAGACCCAGGTCGTGGTCACCGTGCTGGGTGCCGACCAGGCCAACCCGCACGACGTGCTGGCCATCAACACCGCGTCGGCCTCGCTCATGATCTCGGGCATCCCGTTCGACGGCCCCATCGGCGCGGTGCGCCTCGTCTACAGCGCCGACGGTGCCTGGCTGCCCAACCCCACCTACCAGGAGGGCGACGCCGGCACCTTCGAGCTGGTGGTGGCCGGCCGGGCCCTGCCCGACGGCGACGTGGCCATCATGATGGTCGAGGCCGGGGGCACCGAGCAGGCCTGGTACCTCTACCAGGACGGCGCTCCCAAGGTGACCGAGGAGGCCATCGCCGAGGGCCTCGAGGCCTCGAAGCGCTGGATCCGCGAGTCGGTCGAGCTGCAGCGCGAGCTGGTGGCCGCCGCCGGCGTGCGCGCGCCCATCGCCTACGTTCGCCAGCTCGACTACGGCGACGACGTCGGGGAGCGGGTGCAGGCCCTGGGGGCAGAGCGCCTCGGCGCGGCCACGACGCTGGTGCTCAAGGCCGAGCGCAACGCAGCCATCGAGCTCGCGACCAGCGAGATCCTCGCCGAGCTCGCCGACGAGTTCGAGGGCCGCGAGAAGGAGATCAAGGCCGCCGTCCGGTCGCTCACCAAGAAGCTGGTGCGCACCCGGATCGTCGAGGACGGCGTGCGCATCGACGGCCGCGGGCCCACCGACATCCGGGCGCTGTCGGCGGAGGTGGGCGTCATCCCCACCGCCCACGGCTCCGGGCTGTTCCAGCGGGGCGAGACCCAGGTGCTCGACGTGGCCACGCTGGGGATGCCCCGGATGAACCAGCTGCTCGACACCATCGGCATCGACGAGCACAAGCGGTACATGCACCACTACAACATGCCGCCCTCGGCCAACGGCGAGGTCGGCCGCGTCGGCAGCCCGAAGCGCCGTGAGATCGGCCACGGGCTGCTGGCGGAGCGGGCCCTGCTCCCCGTGGTCCCCAACCAGCAGGAGTGGCCCTACACGCTCCGTCTGGTGTCCGAGGTGCTCTCGTCGAACGGCTCCACGTCGATGGCGTCGGTCTGCGCGTCCAGCCTGTCGCTCATGGACGCCGGGGTGCCGATCAAGGCACCGGTGGCCGGCATCGCCATGGGCCTGGTCTTCGCCGAGGGGAAGTACCTCACCCTCACCGACATCCTCGGCGCCGAGGATGCCTTCGGCGACATGGACTTCAAGGTGGCCGGCACCGCCGACTTCGTGACCGCCCTGCAGCTCGACACCAAGATCGACGGCATCCCCGCCGACGTCCTGGCCGACGCGCTGCAGCAGGCCCGTGAGGCCCGCCTGGCGATCCTCGACGTCATGAACGAGGCCATCCCGGCCCCGCGGGAAGAGGTGCGGAGCACGGCGCCCAAGATCATGAGCTTCCCGATCCCGATCGAGAAGATCGGCGAGGTCATCGGGCCCAAGGGGAAGGTGATCAACGCCCTGCAGCAGGAGACCGGCGCCGACATCGCCGTCGACGACGACGGGATCGTGGGCACGGTCACCATCGGCTCGACCGACAGCGGGGCGGTGGCCGAGGCCCGGCGCCAGATCGAGCTGATCGTGCACCCGCCGCAGCCCGAGGTGGGCGAGATCTACACCGGACGGGTCGTGAACGTGACCAAGTTCGGCGCCTTCGTGAACATCCTCCCCGGGCGTGACGGCCTGGTGCACATCTCCAAGCTGGGTGGGGGCAAGCGCATCGACCGGGTGGAGGACGTCGTCGATCTCGGCGACGAGCTGCAGGTGCGCGTCGACGACGTCGACCCCAACGGCAAGGTGTCGCTCACCCCGGTGGGCGAGGACGTCGCCGGTGGCGCCGACGAGGCCGGGCACGGCGCCGGGCGCTCCGAGGCGCGACCGCCTCGCGACGATCGCCCCCGCCGCTCGGCTGCGGCGGACGACCGCGTCGACGTGTCGTTCGAGGAGGCCTTCGAGGCCGAGCTGGGCGACCAGTTCGGCGACCTCGGCCCCGCTCCGGCCGAGAGCAGCGGCCGCCCCGACGGCGATCGAGGCGCCGATCGGCGTCGCCCCCGGCGCCGGCGCTGA
- the truB gene encoding tRNA pseudouridine(55) synthase TruB has translation MPDGLAVVDKPAGWTSHDVVAKARGLLRERRVGHAGTLDPDATGVLLLGVGRVTRLLRFLSGLPKSYEGEVVLGTATSTLDASGEVTARADMAGVAEADVRAAAAGLTGELLQVPPMVSAVKVGGRRLHELARQGVEVERAPRPVTVTRFDVAPTADPLVYAISVECGSGTYVRVLAADLGAALGGAAHLRALRRTAVGPFGLAEAVPLGALDAALLLPPAEALRGRPRVVVGAEVAAEVAHGKVLERDDLGVSGTGPWAVVDAAGALLAVYEPHGGRVKPAVVVAVPPSGGGSVPG, from the coding sequence ATGCCCGACGGGCTCGCCGTCGTCGACAAGCCGGCCGGCTGGACCTCGCACGACGTGGTGGCCAAGGCGCGGGGCCTCCTGCGCGAACGCCGGGTCGGCCACGCGGGCACGCTCGACCCGGACGCCACGGGCGTCCTGCTGCTGGGGGTGGGCCGGGTGACCCGGCTCCTGCGGTTCCTCTCCGGCCTGCCCAAGTCCTACGAGGGCGAGGTGGTGCTGGGCACGGCCACGTCCACCCTCGACGCCTCCGGCGAGGTCACGGCGCGGGCCGACATGGCGGGGGTGGCGGAGGCGGACGTCCGGGCGGCCGCCGCCGGCCTCACCGGCGAGCTGCTCCAGGTGCCGCCCATGGTGTCGGCGGTGAAGGTGGGCGGGCGGCGGCTCCACGAGCTGGCCCGCCAGGGCGTGGAGGTGGAGCGGGCGCCGCGCCCGGTCACCGTCACCCGCTTCGACGTCGCGCCCACCGCCGATCCCCTGGTGTACGCCATCTCCGTCGAGTGCGGCTCGGGCACGTACGTGCGGGTGCTGGCCGCCGACCTCGGTGCCGCTCTCGGGGGGGCGGCGCACCTCCGGGCGCTGCGGCGCACGGCCGTCGGGCCCTTCGGCCTGGCCGAGGCGGTGCCGCTCGGGGCGCTCGATGCCGCGCTCCTCCTGCCGCCGGCCGAGGCGCTCCGGGGCCGTCCCCGGGTGGTCGTGGGCGCCGAGGTGGCCGCCGAGGTCGCCCACGGGAAGGTCCTCGAGCGGGACGACCTGGGGGTGTCCGGGACCGGCCCCTGGGCCGTGGTCGACGCCGCCGGTGCGCTGCTGGCGGTGTACGAGCCGCACGGGGGCCGAGTGAAGCCGGCCGTCGTCGTCGCGGTTCCGCCATCGGGGGGCGGTAGCGTCCCCGGCTGA
- a CDS encoding alpha/beta hydrolase, with amino-acid sequence MSHPPGEEGGGAEVASTVTEFVGEPVAGPSPAGPSSLRPPRLARHVIRLADGHRVQLAVSGRGVPLVVVHGFSAEGILYAQTLSRLVAMGFKVIAIDTAGHGGTAGLADGGGTLKGYAELLGRVVGALGIRGAVLAGHSMGGRLVVELAAREPQRAIAVLPVDAIVGGTWDRFVNVARVAPALLGGIGIALLVDSLSTLPVVRDPRQAAKLARLFAPVAAGHARRPLRLVAPGLSILRSGGSRWMLDRLGQDGVPVIVIHGDRDLGVPVQTAASAARWANGQLVVVHGATHSWLLKDPESLPAIVAELLRGRLGRAIGRALEAEGLDPATATLGAIERVLYEPGARVLELTPPLDDDPAGEAARRFGVVHRRGRRPEPRFRWTTLDHA; translated from the coding sequence GTGAGCCATCCGCCGGGGGAGGAGGGAGGCGGCGCCGAGGTCGCGTCCACGGTCACCGAGTTCGTGGGCGAGCCCGTCGCCGGGCCGTCTCCGGCCGGGCCGAGCTCGCTGCGGCCCCCACGGCTCGCCCGCCACGTCATCCGGCTGGCCGACGGTCACCGCGTCCAGCTCGCCGTGAGCGGACGGGGCGTGCCCCTCGTGGTCGTCCACGGCTTCTCGGCCGAGGGGATCCTCTACGCCCAGACCCTCTCGCGCCTCGTGGCGATGGGCTTCAAGGTGATCGCCATCGACACCGCGGGCCACGGGGGCACCGCCGGTCTGGCCGACGGCGGCGGCACGCTCAAGGGCTACGCCGAGCTGCTGGGACGGGTCGTGGGGGCCCTCGGGATCCGCGGCGCGGTGCTCGCCGGCCACTCGATGGGCGGTCGTCTGGTGGTCGAGCTGGCCGCCCGCGAGCCCCAGCGGGCGATCGCGGTGCTGCCCGTCGACGCGATCGTGGGCGGCACCTGGGACCGCTTCGTGAACGTGGCCCGGGTCGCCCCCGCCCTGCTCGGCGGCATCGGCATCGCCCTGCTCGTCGACAGCCTCTCCACCCTTCCCGTCGTGCGCGACCCGCGCCAGGCGGCCAAGCTCGCCCGCCTGTTCGCCCCCGTTGCCGCCGGCCACGCGCGCCGGCCCCTCCGGCTGGTGGCGCCCGGGCTGTCGATCCTGCGGTCGGGCGGCAGCCGCTGGATGCTCGACCGGCTGGGCCAGGACGGCGTGCCGGTGATCGTCATCCACGGCGACCGCGACCTGGGTGTGCCCGTGCAGACCGCCGCCTCGGCGGCCCGGTGGGCCAACGGGCAGCTCGTGGTGGTGCACGGGGCGACCCACTCGTGGCTGCTGAAGGACCCCGAGAGCCTGCCCGCGATCGTGGCCGAGCTCCTCCGGGGGCGGCTCGGCCGGGCCATCGGCCGGGCGCTGGAGGCCGAGGGCCTCGACCCGGCCACCGCCACCCTGGGGGCGATCGAACGGGTGCTCTACGAGCCCGGGGCGCGGGTCCTCGAGCTCACCCCGCCCCTCGACGACGACCCCGCCGGCGAGGCTGCGCGCCGGTTCGGGGTGGTGCACCGCCGCGGGCGCCGGCCCGAGCCGCGCTTTCGCTGGACCACCCTCGACCACGCCTGA
- the rbfA gene encoding 30S ribosome-binding factor RbfA produces the protein MSRRHGGAPRPYPRTARLNELVHEIVADALGRMDDDRLSLVTVTAVEVEPDLRHAVVWFSTLGDADPEADAEVLEALGHVRGRLQAAVARQARTKRTPELLFRIDEVSRTAARIEEILTDLHQGEPPRDPSAG, from the coding sequence GTGAGCCGCCGGCACGGTGGTGCACCGCGGCCGTACCCCCGCACCGCCCGCCTCAACGAGCTCGTCCACGAGATCGTGGCCGACGCGCTGGGTCGCATGGACGACGACCGGCTGTCGCTCGTCACCGTCACGGCCGTCGAGGTCGAGCCCGACCTCCGCCACGCAGTCGTGTGGTTCTCCACCCTGGGCGATGCCGACCCCGAGGCCGATGCGGAGGTGCTCGAGGCCCTGGGCCACGTGCGGGGTCGGCTCCAGGCGGCCGTCGCGCGCCAGGCCCGCACCAAGCGCACGCCGGAGCTGCTGTTCAGGATCGACGAGGTGTCGCGCACGGCGGCGCGCATCGAGGAGATCCTCACCGACCTGCACCAGGGCGAGCCGCCCCGCGACCCCTCCGCCGGCTGA
- a CDS encoding insulinase family protein: MAVGDAIERRRLASGLRLVTERMPEARSLSLGVWAGVGARDEPDELAGVSHFLEHLLFKGTPTRSARQIAEAVDAVGGEMNAYTAKEYTAYYLRLPAEELGSGLALLADVVSAPALRTHEVEAERQVILEELLMDEDSPEDRVHALVLEGLFPGHPLGRETAGTADTVQAVTRDDIAGFFSRHYGQGSLVVAAAGRLDHEEVASRVGDLLPGPDAGQVPARAAPARAPAPLLVLRRPTEQAHLALGFRGVARHDPDRYALDVANHVLGGGMSSRLFQEVREERGLAYSVYSSASAYTDTGALVVYAGTAPGRFAQVAGLIAGEIERLAATGVTPAERDVAVGFLTGSMVLGLEDSGSRMASLATSETTRGRVVTVDERLAGYRAVTVDDVHRVLGRVLGGPRTVAVVGPFEADAVVAALA, from the coding sequence GTGGCCGTCGGCGACGCCATCGAGCGTCGCCGGCTGGCCTCGGGCCTCCGGTTGGTCACCGAGCGGATGCCCGAGGCCCGCTCGCTCAGCCTGGGCGTCTGGGCCGGCGTCGGCGCGCGGGACGAGCCGGACGAGCTGGCCGGCGTGTCGCACTTCCTCGAGCACCTGCTGTTCAAGGGCACGCCCACCCGCTCGGCCCGCCAGATCGCCGAGGCCGTCGACGCCGTCGGCGGGGAGATGAACGCCTACACGGCGAAGGAGTACACCGCGTACTACCTGCGTCTCCCGGCCGAGGAGCTCGGGTCCGGGCTGGCCCTGCTGGCCGACGTGGTGAGCGCGCCGGCGCTCCGCACCCACGAGGTGGAGGCCGAGCGCCAGGTGATCCTGGAGGAGCTCCTCATGGACGAGGACAGCCCCGAGGACCGCGTGCACGCGCTGGTCCTCGAGGGACTGTTCCCCGGGCACCCGCTGGGGCGGGAGACGGCAGGCACGGCTGACACCGTCCAGGCCGTCACCCGCGACGACATCGCCGGCTTCTTCAGCCGGCACTACGGCCAGGGGTCGCTGGTGGTGGCGGCCGCCGGCCGGCTCGACCACGAGGAGGTCGCGTCGCGCGTGGGGGACCTGCTGCCCGGTCCCGACGCCGGCCAGGTGCCGGCCCGAGCCGCTCCGGCAAGGGCGCCGGCGCCGCTGCTCGTGCTGCGGCGACCCACCGAGCAGGCCCACCTGGCGCTCGGGTTCCGGGGCGTGGCACGCCACGACCCCGACCGCTACGCCCTCGACGTCGCCAACCACGTGCTCGGCGGGGGCATGTCGAGCCGGCTGTTCCAGGAGGTGCGCGAGGAGCGCGGCCTTGCGTACAGCGTGTACTCGTCGGCGTCGGCGTACACCGACACCGGTGCGCTCGTGGTGTACGCCGGCACCGCACCGGGACGGTTCGCACAGGTCGCGGGGCTCATCGCCGGCGAGATCGAGCGGCTGGCGGCCACGGGGGTCACGCCCGCCGAGCGGGACGTGGCGGTCGGGTTCCTCACCGGCTCGATGGTGCTCGGGCTGGAGGACTCCGGCAGCCGCATGGCCAGCCTGGCGACCAGCGAGACCACCCGCGGTCGCGTCGTCACCGTCGACGAGAGGCTCGCCGGGTACCGGGCTGTCACCGTCGACGACGTGCACCGCGTGCTCGGGCGCGTGCTCGGTGGCCCGCGCACGGTCGCGGTGGTCGGCCCGTTCGAGGCCGACGCCGTCGTCGCCGCCCTCGCCTGA
- the rpsO gene encoding 30S ribosomal protein S15, with protein sequence MPDKTATIAAHRLHDTDTGSPEVQIAILTERINHLTEHLKVHKKDHHSRRGLLMLVGQRRRLLDYVKRNDVERYRAIIARLGLRR encoded by the coding sequence ATGCCCGACAAGACCGCAACCATCGCCGCCCACCGGCTGCACGACACCGACACCGGCTCGCCGGAGGTGCAGATCGCGATCCTCACGGAGCGGATCAACCACCTCACCGAGCACCTGAAGGTCCACAAGAAGGACCACCACAGCCGGCGCGGCCTGCTCATGCTGGTCGGTCAGCGCCGCCGGTTGCTCGACTACGTCAAGCGCAACGACGTGGAGCGCTACCGGGCGATCATCGCCCGGCTCGGCCTGCGTCGATAA
- the infB gene encoding translation initiation factor IF-2 — translation MTSYTPSSAPVPEGTVIVERGASAQELGPKMNRTAADVVRFLMQQGEMVTATMSLTDEQIELFALELGADLLLVDPGQQEELELQALFNDDDDEDEALQELRPPVITVMGHVDHGKTLLLDRIRATNVVAGEAGGITQHIGAYQVVKDGRSITFIDTPGHEAFTKMRARGAEATDIVVLVVAADDGVMPQTVEALNHAKAAEVPIVVAINKVDRENADPSRVMQQLSEEGLIPEAWGGDTIMVELSALQSIGIDELLEQLLVVAELEELTANPHGRAKGVVLEANLDVGRGPVATVLVDKGTLEVGDPIVAGAAWGTVRALIDDHGTQVKQAGPSAPVQVLGLSTVPNAGDEFRVAPDQKTAKTVAEAREWRQRLKAQRGIAAVTHGGVKLEDIFDQIQKGEVATLNLVLKADVQGSLEALTESLRKLERDEVKLAFVHRGVGGITENDIQLAATTNATIIGFNVRPDRKARELAELEDVEIRTYEIIYQVLEDIENAMVGMLAPEFEEVVTGDAEVREIFRIPRVGAIAGCYVRNGVITRGSKVRFLRDGVIIWKGSISSLKRFKEDAREVREGFECGIGLSDFQDLKPGDLIETFEEREIPRT, via the coding sequence ATGACCTCGTACACCCCGTCGAGCGCGCCGGTGCCCGAGGGCACGGTGATCGTCGAGCGCGGGGCGTCGGCCCAGGAGCTGGGCCCCAAGATGAACCGCACGGCGGCTGACGTCGTCCGGTTCCTGATGCAGCAGGGCGAGATGGTCACCGCCACCATGTCGCTCACCGACGAGCAGATCGAGCTGTTCGCCCTGGAGCTGGGGGCCGATCTCCTGCTGGTCGACCCCGGCCAGCAGGAGGAGCTCGAGCTCCAGGCGCTGTTCAACGACGACGACGACGAGGACGAGGCGCTGCAGGAGCTGCGCCCGCCGGTCATCACCGTCATGGGCCACGTCGACCACGGCAAGACCCTCTTGCTCGACCGGATCCGGGCCACCAACGTGGTCGCGGGCGAGGCCGGCGGGATCACCCAGCACATCGGTGCCTACCAGGTCGTGAAGGACGGGCGCAGCATCACCTTCATCGACACCCCCGGTCACGAGGCGTTCACCAAGATGCGCGCCCGTGGAGCGGAGGCCACCGACATCGTGGTGCTGGTGGTGGCGGCCGACGACGGCGTGATGCCCCAGACGGTCGAGGCGCTGAACCACGCCAAGGCGGCGGAGGTCCCGATCGTGGTCGCCATCAACAAGGTCGACCGTGAGAACGCCGATCCGAGCCGCGTGATGCAGCAGCTCTCCGAGGAGGGGCTCATCCCGGAGGCCTGGGGCGGCGACACCATCATGGTGGAGCTGTCCGCCCTGCAGTCGATCGGCATCGACGAGCTCCTGGAGCAGCTGCTGGTCGTGGCCGAGCTCGAGGAGCTCACCGCGAACCCTCACGGGAGAGCCAAGGGCGTCGTGCTCGAGGCCAACCTCGACGTCGGCCGGGGCCCGGTCGCCACGGTGCTCGTCGACAAGGGCACCCTCGAGGTGGGCGATCCGATCGTGGCCGGCGCCGCGTGGGGCACGGTCCGCGCGCTCATCGACGACCACGGCACCCAGGTCAAGCAGGCCGGCCCGTCGGCCCCGGTGCAGGTGCTCGGGCTCTCCACCGTGCCGAACGCCGGCGACGAGTTCCGGGTCGCGCCCGACCAGAAGACGGCGAAGACGGTGGCCGAGGCCCGTGAGTGGCGGCAGCGGTTGAAGGCCCAGCGCGGCATCGCGGCGGTCACGCACGGCGGCGTGAAGCTCGAGGACATCTTCGACCAGATCCAGAAGGGCGAGGTCGCCACCCTCAACCTGGTCCTCAAGGCCGATGTGCAGGGCTCGCTCGAGGCGCTCACCGAGAGCCTCCGCAAGCTCGAGCGCGACGAGGTGAAGCTGGCCTTCGTCCACCGCGGCGTCGGCGGCATCACCGAGAACGACATCCAGCTGGCGGCCACGACCAACGCCACCATCATCGGCTTCAACGTGCGACCCGACCGCAAGGCGAGGGAGCTGGCCGAGCTCGAGGACGTCGAGATCCGGACCTACGAGATCATCTACCAGGTGCTCGAGGACATCGAGAACGCGATGGTCGGCATGCTCGCTCCGGAGTTCGAGGAGGTCGTCACCGGCGACGCCGAGGTGCGGGAGATCTTCCGGATCCCGCGGGTGGGCGCCATCGCCGGCTGCTACGTCCGCAACGGGGTCATCACCCGTGGCTCGAAGGTGCGGTTCCTGCGCGACGGCGTGATCATCTGGAAGGGGTCGATCTCGTCGCTCAAGCGCTTCAAGGAGGACGCCCGTGAGGTGCGGGAGGGCTTCGAGTGCGGCATCGGGCTGTCCGACTTCCAGGACCTGAAGCCCGGCGACCTCATCGAGACCTTCGAGGAGCGGGAGATCCCGCGCACCTAG
- a CDS encoding DUF503 domain-containing protein → MEFDLHLPACRSLKAKRSVLKPIVEGARRRYGAAAAEVGHQNQWQRALVGVAVVAGSHRHAGEIADEVERFVWSNPEVQVLDVERTWLETGR, encoded by the coding sequence GTGGAGTTCGACCTGCACCTGCCGGCGTGCCGTTCCCTCAAGGCCAAGCGGTCGGTGCTGAAGCCGATCGTCGAGGGCGCCCGGCGGCGCTACGGCGCCGCTGCGGCCGAGGTCGGCCACCAGAACCAGTGGCAGCGCGCCCTGGTCGGGGTGGCGGTGGTGGCCGGCTCGCACCGCCACGCCGGCGAGATCGCCGACGAGGTCGAGCGCTTCGTGTGGTCGAACCCCGAGGTGCAGGTGCTCGACGTGGAGCGCACGTGGCTGGAGACGGGGCGGTGA
- a CDS encoding bifunctional riboflavin kinase/FAD synthetase translates to MEVLRDGDACPRPDEGTAVTIGAFDGVHLGHRVLISGLRERAATLGARAAVVTFDRHPASVVRPDSAPKLLTDLDQKLELLASTGVDYTLVVGFDEARSKEEPEDFVAEVLVDCLNARLVVVGEDFHFGHRRRGNVALLRSMGASLGFAVEGIGLVDAGGDPPAAGAVDGEPVSSTVVRRALAEGDVAGAAALLGRPHEVRGVVEHGDARGRLLGYPTANVHVPAEIRLPADGIYAGWYERPDGTIHATAISLGRRPTFYDHAAMSLLEAYLLDFDGDLYGEAAKVRFVARLRGEQRFDSVEALVEQMTRDVEATGALLGLRSSSGAPG, encoded by the coding sequence ATGGAGGTGCTCCGCGACGGCGATGCGTGCCCCCGCCCCGACGAGGGCACCGCGGTCACGATCGGCGCCTTCGACGGGGTGCACCTCGGGCACCGGGTGCTCATCTCGGGGTTGCGCGAGCGCGCGGCCACCCTCGGGGCTCGTGCCGCCGTCGTCACCTTCGACCGCCACCCGGCCTCGGTGGTGCGCCCCGACTCGGCGCCGAAGCTCCTCACCGATCTCGACCAGAAGCTGGAGCTGCTGGCCTCGACCGGCGTCGACTACACGCTCGTGGTGGGCTTCGACGAGGCCCGGTCGAAGGAGGAGCCAGAGGACTTCGTGGCCGAGGTCCTCGTCGACTGCCTCAACGCGCGGCTGGTGGTGGTCGGGGAGGACTTCCACTTCGGCCACCGGCGCCGGGGCAACGTGGCCCTCCTGCGGTCGATGGGAGCGTCGCTCGGCTTCGCGGTCGAGGGGATCGGGCTCGTCGACGCCGGCGGCGACCCACCGGCCGCGGGTGCGGTCGACGGCGAGCCGGTGTCGTCGACGGTGGTGCGGCGGGCCCTGGCCGAGGGCGACGTGGCCGGGGCCGCCGCCCTGCTCGGCCGGCCGCACGAGGTGCGCGGCGTCGTCGAGCACGGCGACGCCCGGGGGCGCCTCCTCGGCTACCCCACGGCCAACGTGCACGTCCCAGCCGAGATCCGCCTGCCCGCCGACGGCATCTACGCCGGGTGGTACGAGCGCCCCGACGGGACGATCCACGCCACCGCCATCTCCCTCGGCCGGCGACCGACGTTCTACGACCACGCGGCCATGTCGCTGCTCGAGGCGTACCTGCTGGACTTCGACGGCGACCTCTACGGCGAGGCCGCCAAGGTCCGATTCGTGGCCCGGCTCCGGGGTGAGCAGCGGTTCGACTCGGTGGAGGCCCTGGTGGAGCAGATGACCCGCGACGTGGAGGCGACCGGTGCCCTGCTCGGCCTGCGGTCGTCGTCGGGAGCGCCGGGGTGA